From one Halomarina ordinaria genomic stretch:
- a CDS encoding branched-chain amino acid ABC transporter permease, whose product MLHLAVQSGVLEPLRELFGDLIGLNPVLLQLLVFGLLLGGIYALAALGLTMIFGVMDIVNFAHGSFLVLGMFSSWWVSSTFGVSPFLTIIVSVVLLFVLGVALSVLTIEPIIEKPEENQFIVTLGISFIIIALLEIAFGADSRSLGIQLGNYQVLGASIPRAQLYALVIALLSIVACWAFLYYTKLGRALRATADNRDAAWYMGINVPRIDHLTFGLGAALAGLGGGAIVLFSPVDPFAGETYLVKAFVIVVLGGLGSFPGALVGGLVIGLIEVYGSYYLPGTVYEIVIFGMFVVLLYVKPTGLFGAEEVSR is encoded by the coding sequence ATGTTACATCTTGCCGTACAGAGCGGGGTGCTTGAGCCGCTTCGAGAATTATTCGGTGATTTGATAGGTCTCAACCCCGTCTTACTTCAGCTGTTAGTGTTCGGGCTCCTGTTGGGGGGAATCTATGCCCTGGCCGCACTGGGACTCACGATGATCTTCGGTGTGATGGATATCGTGAACTTCGCCCACGGCTCGTTCCTCGTCCTCGGTATGTTCTCCTCGTGGTGGGTTTCGTCGACGTTTGGAGTGTCTCCATTCCTCACGATTATCGTCAGCGTCGTGTTACTGTTCGTCCTCGGGGTCGCGTTGAGCGTGCTAACGATCGAGCCGATTATCGAGAAACCCGAGGAAAATCAGTTCATCGTCACGCTCGGCATCTCGTTCATCATCATTGCGCTACTGGAAATCGCGTTCGGCGCCGATTCTCGCTCGCTGGGGATCCAGCTCGGTAACTATCAGGTCCTCGGGGCGAGTATCCCCAGAGCACAGCTATACGCCCTCGTCATCGCCCTCCTGTCGATCGTTGCGTGCTGGGCCTTCCTCTATTACACGAAACTCGGACGGGCGCTCCGCGCGACCGCAGACAACCGCGACGCTGCGTGGTACATGGGTATCAACGTTCCTCGAATCGATCATCTAACCTTCGGACTGGGGGCTGCGTTGGCCGGTCTTGGCGGTGGGGCCATCGTTCTGTTCTCACCAGTCGACCCATTTGCTGGTGAGACCTACCTCGTGAAGGCGTTCGTCATCGTAGTCTTGGGCGGTCTCGGCTCGTTCCCTGGTGCGCTCGTCGGGGGACTCGTCATCGGGCTCATAGAGGTGTACGGGAGCTACTACCTCCCGGGAACAGTATACGAGATCGTTATCTTCGGGATGTTCGTCGTGTTGTTGTACGTCAAACCGACCGGTCTGTTCGGGGCGGAGGAGGTCTCACGATGA
- a CDS encoding ABC transporter substrate-binding protein, translating into MASDSNFTETSRRRFIATVGAGSLVGLAGCAGGGDNSTNGSNGGGSSSSSDEIVIGANHPLSGDLSRAGSAMARAVELAVTHINQGGVVPGFDDGGIPSLDGATLTVERGDNEGTQELGGEVEQQLIEAGAVAITGCYSSPVTLSAAQIAEREQVPHLIDVSVANRILQENQLEYVYRVSPNATGFAQNYAEFMPEVARSNDQTMDTAGIVYLDTAFGQSINETLQSALPDNDVEIAFADAYSADQSNLDTEATRARENDPDAIVFVGYGNGGIMLANSLQNVDYRPSLLTGCSTPTFTSEQVISEIGEFVEGGFGNNYDFDHTLDWTETIFTDYEEEFGDPLQVIHTSMSYASTIVIANAIEEAGSTDPGDIQSALQNITVEDHPAAMGPITFQDDGENENGLAPMHQVQDQEANVVFPEEYAQTSPQF; encoded by the coding sequence ATGGCAAGCGATAGCAATTTCACGGAAACCAGTAGACGTCGGTTCATCGCAACGGTCGGTGCCGGTAGTCTCGTCGGGCTAGCGGGTTGTGCTGGCGGAGGGGACAATTCCACGAACGGAAGCAACGGTGGGGGTTCCTCGAGTAGCTCGGACGAAATCGTCATCGGGGCGAACCACCCACTGTCGGGGGATCTATCGAGGGCAGGAAGTGCGATGGCGCGCGCCGTCGAATTGGCCGTGACCCACATCAACCAGGGGGGTGTCGTCCCGGGATTCGACGACGGAGGTATCCCCAGTCTCGACGGTGCAACACTCACCGTCGAGCGGGGCGATAACGAGGGGACTCAGGAGCTCGGGGGCGAAGTCGAACAACAACTCATCGAAGCCGGAGCGGTCGCTATCACTGGCTGTTACTCCTCTCCGGTGACCCTGTCTGCAGCTCAGATCGCCGAGCGCGAGCAAGTCCCCCACCTCATCGACGTTTCCGTCGCTAACCGGATTCTTCAAGAGAACCAGCTAGAGTACGTCTACCGTGTCTCTCCCAACGCAACGGGGTTCGCGCAGAACTACGCAGAGTTCATGCCTGAAGTCGCGCGCTCGAACGACCAGACGATGGACACTGCCGGAATCGTCTACCTCGACACGGCGTTCGGCCAGTCTATCAACGAGACACTCCAGAGTGCACTTCCGGACAACGATGTGGAGATAGCGTTCGCCGACGCCTACTCCGCTGACCAGTCGAACCTCGACACCGAAGCCACGAGGGCCAGAGAAAACGATCCCGACGCTATCGTGTTCGTCGGCTACGGAAACGGTGGTATCATGCTTGCAAACAGTCTGCAGAACGTTGACTACAGGCCATCGCTGCTCACGGGCTGTTCGACCCCGACGTTCACCTCCGAACAGGTCATCTCGGAAATCGGGGAGTTCGTCGAGGGTGGGTTCGGGAACAACTACGACTTCGATCACACGCTCGACTGGACCGAGACCATCTTCACTGACTACGAGGAGGAGTTCGGTGACCCGTTACAGGTGATTCACACCTCGATGAGTTACGCTAGCACTATCGTCATTGCGAACGCAATCGAAGAGGCTGGCTCGACCGATCCGGGTGACATCCAGAGTGCACTCCAGAACATTACTGTCGAAGACCACCCGGCTGCGATGGGGCCGATTACGTTCCAAGACGATGGAGAAAACGAGAACGGTCTCGCCCCGATGCACCAAGTTCAGGACCAGGAAGCGAACGTCGTGTTCCCGGAAGAGTACGCACAGACAAGTCCGCAGTTCTGA
- a CDS encoding FAD-dependent oxidoreductase, protein MFVRNVDPELVDWESETDFIIVGGGGCGLSAAATAAAHCDVTLLEKADRVGGKARVATGQICGVGSSLQHELGIDDSAEAFYEDLLVQQTETSAERYTLNHDLVTTVAGRSGETLDWLMSEVGAGLTLHTGRFEMAGHRVHRTHYPVRADGVIPRAGQPVTDALHETALDRDVDIRTEFPCDQLVLDEETGQIIGVASKENPSAVPRRQSTIMIRAEHVLLACDGFAANPELVAERLPEIADLDYWGTRENTGDALRIAEELGLRLDEPLYDMHGPFTVPEGVYLPNELVKAGSIIVNEDAERFMDCGNVPYRMMDMHILDQESSTGYLVLDESIVDLFIDEPLTTHQFSFLLDEDCFDVSDSVAAVADRYGLDANDLARTIESVNRAARDDDAEVPYGRAYPHNLAPPFYTAKIRPMYVKARQGIVVDERMRVVREDGSVIENLYAGGNASESLEAGDPNVYIPGMDLMTALTEGHLVGEFVGKSVAGAAGEDTEGRA, encoded by the coding sequence ATGTTCGTTCGTAATGTCGACCCAGAATTGGTCGACTGGGAATCGGAGACGGACTTCATCATCGTCGGTGGGGGAGGATGTGGCTTATCAGCCGCAGCGACCGCCGCTGCTCACTGTGATGTAACACTTCTCGAGAAAGCCGACCGGGTCGGCGGGAAAGCGCGTGTCGCCACCGGGCAAATCTGTGGAGTCGGCTCGTCACTCCAACACGAACTCGGTATCGACGATAGCGCGGAGGCGTTCTACGAGGACCTCCTAGTCCAGCAGACCGAGACATCCGCTGAGCGCTACACCCTCAACCACGACCTCGTCACGACCGTTGCCGGCCGTTCGGGAGAGACGCTCGACTGGCTTATGTCAGAGGTCGGTGCGGGCCTGACGCTCCACACCGGCCGGTTCGAGATGGCTGGCCATCGCGTCCATCGGACGCACTATCCCGTCCGCGCCGACGGAGTTATTCCACGAGCAGGCCAGCCAGTCACCGATGCACTCCATGAAACTGCTCTCGACCGCGATGTCGATATCAGAACCGAATTCCCCTGCGACCAACTAGTGCTCGACGAGGAGACGGGACAGATTATCGGTGTCGCCTCCAAAGAGAATCCGAGCGCTGTCCCGCGTCGTCAGTCAACAATCATGATACGGGCTGAGCACGTCCTGCTGGCCTGTGATGGGTTCGCAGCTAATCCAGAACTGGTCGCCGAGCGCCTCCCGGAGATCGCCGACCTGGACTACTGGGGGACCCGCGAGAACACGGGGGATGCGCTCCGCATCGCCGAGGAACTCGGTCTTCGCCTCGACGAACCGTTGTACGACATGCACGGCCCGTTTACCGTCCCGGAGGGCGTCTACCTCCCGAACGAACTCGTCAAGGCCGGCTCTATCATCGTCAACGAGGACGCAGAACGCTTCATGGACTGCGGGAACGTCCCCTACCGGATGATGGACATGCACATCCTCGACCAGGAGAGCTCGACCGGGTACCTCGTCCTCGACGAGTCTATCGTCGACTTGTTCATTGATGAACCGCTCACGACCCACCAGTTCTCGTTCCTGCTCGACGAGGACTGTTTCGACGTTTCGGACTCGGTGGCGGCGGTCGCTGACCGCTACGGTCTCGACGCCAACGACCTCGCCCGCACTATCGAGTCGGTCAACCGAGCCGCCCGCGACGACGACGCCGAGGTCCCTTATGGCCGGGCGTACCCCCACAATCTCGCGCCGCCGTTCTACACGGCAAAGATACGGCCGATGTACGTCAAGGCGCGACAGGGCATCGTAGTCGACGAGCGGATGCGGGTCGTCCGGGAGGACGGGTCGGTCATCGAGAACCTTTACGCGGGGGGAAACGCCTCCGAGAGTCTGGAGGCCGGAGACCCCAACGTCTACATCCCGGGGATGGACCTCATGACGGCGCTCACCGAGGGTCACTTAGTCGGCGAGTTCGTTGGCAAATCGGTCGCCGGGGCTGCAGGCGAGGACACGGAGGGACGGGCGTGA